The Lutra lutra chromosome 10, mLutLut1.2, whole genome shotgun sequence genome contains a region encoding:
- the CLDN25 gene encoding putative claudin-25 encodes MAWSLRGKAQLGGLLLSLLGWVCSCVTTILPQWKTLSLDLNEMETWVMGLWEVCVNQEEVAVCKAFESFLSLPQEFQVSRILMAASHGLGLLGLLLSGFGSECFQLHRIRWVFKRRLCLLGGTLEASASATTLLPVSWVAYATIQDFWDNSIPEIVPRWEFGDALYLGWAAGIFLALGGLFLISSACLGKEDVPSLQMAGPTAPPFSAPADQSSDSFYLTPRARNLFI; translated from the coding sequence ATGGCCTGGAGTCTCCGCGGGAAAGCCCAGCTTGGAGgactgctcctctctctcctcgGCTGGGTCTGCTCCTGTGTCACCACCATCCTACCGCAGTGGAAGACTCTCAGTCTGGACCTGAACGAAATGGAGACCTGGGTCATGGGACTTTGGGAGGTCTGCGTGAATCAAGAGGAAGTTGCCGTGTGCAAGGCCTTTGAGTCCTTCTTGTCTCTGCCCCAGGAGTTCCAGGTATCCCGCATCCTGATGGCAGCCTCCCACGGGCTGGGGCTACTGGGGCTTCTGCTCTCTGGCTTTGGGTCTGAATGCTTCCAGTTGCACAGGATCAGATGGGTATTTAAAAGGCGGCTTTGTCTCCTGGGAGGAACTCTGGAAGCATCAGCTTCAGCCACTACCCTCCTCCCAGTCTCTTGGGTGGCCTATGCCACAATCCAAGACTTCTGGGATAATAGCATCCCTGAGATTGTGCCTCGCTGGGAGTTTGGAGATGCCCTCTAcctgggctgggctgctgggaTTTTCCTGGCCCTCGGTGGGTTATTCCTCATCTCCTCAGCCTGTCTGGGAAAAGAAGATGTGCCCTCCCTCCAGATGGCTGGCCCTACAGCCCCACCATTCTCTGCCCCAGCAGACCAGTCCAGTGACTCCTTCTATCTAACACCAAGAGCCAGGAACCTATTCATCTAG